The following are from one region of the Paenibacillus protaetiae genome:
- the phoU gene encoding phosphate signaling complex protein PhoU: MVIRKELDEGLEQLKQMLVEMGERVENVLGESMKALQMLDKASAETIIKKDMELNQIEERISQVGAKIIATQQPVAKDLRRILIAFKMASDLERMGDLSVDIAKAVIRIQGERLIKPLIDLPRMAEICQTMIYESIQSYIREDIGLAYKMAKEDDTIDALYKQILIELVALMTETPASISQSIHLLFVGRSIERIADHATNIGESVVYLVTGKRPDLNL; the protein is encoded by the coding sequence ATGGTAATTAGAAAAGAACTGGACGAAGGCTTGGAGCAGCTGAAGCAGATGCTGGTGGAGATGGGCGAGCGCGTCGAGAACGTGCTTGGCGAATCGATGAAGGCGCTGCAAATGCTCGATAAGGCCAGTGCCGAAACGATTATTAAAAAAGATATGGAGCTCAATCAGATCGAAGAGCGCATTTCCCAGGTTGGCGCTAAAATTATTGCGACTCAGCAGCCGGTAGCCAAAGATTTGCGCCGGATTCTGATAGCGTTCAAAATGGCAAGCGATCTTGAGCGGATGGGCGATTTGTCCGTGGACATCGCCAAAGCGGTTATCCGCATCCAAGGCGAGCGGCTGATCAAACCGCTGATTGATCTGCCCCGCATGGCGGAAATTTGCCAAACGATGATATACGAGTCGATTCAGTCGTACATCCGCGAAGATATCGGCCTCGCGTACAAAATGGCAAAGGAAGACGATACAATTGATGCGCTTTACAAGCAAATTTTAATCGAGCTTGTTGCATTGATGACGGAAACGCCTGCAAGCATTTCCCAATCGATCCATCTGCTGTTTGTTGGCCGCTCTATTGAGCGGATTGCCGACCATGCGACCAATATTGGCGAAAGCGTTGTTTATCTTGTGACCGGCAAACGCCCGGATTTGAATCTGTAA
- the pstB gene encoding phosphate ABC transporter ATP-binding protein PstB — protein sequence MPTKISVTDLQLYYSDFHALKKLNLEIPEHAVTALIGPSGCGKSTFLRTINRMNDFIPGVRIEGSLQISGEDVYSPQMQVETLRKRVGMVFQQPNPFLSSIYDNVAYGPRLHKIKDKKRLDELVEQSLIGASLWNEVKDLLHKSAMGLSGGQQQRLCIARALAVQPEVLLMDESTSALDPISTLKIEELVQELKEKYTIVMVTHNMHQAARVSDQTVFFLNGEVVEAGQTEELFSNPVDSRTEQYITGRFG from the coding sequence ATGCCAACCAAAATTAGCGTAACCGATCTCCAGCTGTATTACAGCGATTTTCACGCGCTGAAAAAGCTGAATCTCGAAATTCCGGAGCATGCTGTCACGGCGCTTATCGGCCCGTCCGGCTGCGGCAAATCAACGTTTCTGCGCACGATCAACCGGATGAATGATTTTATTCCAGGTGTCCGGATCGAAGGTTCGCTTCAAATTTCCGGCGAAGATGTGTATTCGCCTCAAATGCAGGTGGAAACGCTCCGCAAACGGGTAGGCATGGTGTTCCAGCAGCCTAATCCGTTTCTCAGCTCTATCTATGATAATGTCGCTTACGGACCGCGCCTTCATAAAATCAAAGATAAAAAAAGGTTAGACGAGCTTGTCGAACAAAGCTTGATCGGCGCATCTTTATGGAATGAAGTGAAGGACCTGCTGCATAAGTCTGCTATGGGGCTCTCGGGCGGCCAGCAGCAGCGGCTTTGCATTGCAAGAGCGCTTGCCGTGCAGCCCGAAGTGCTGCTGATGGACGAATCGACTTCCGCGCTTGATCCAATCTCCACCCTGAAGATTGAAGAACTGGTTCAAGAGCTGAAGGAGAAATATACAATTGTGATGGTCACGCACAACATGCACCAGGCGGCTCGTGTGTCCGATCAAACCGTCTTCTTCTTAAACGGCGAGGTTGTGGAAGCGGGCCAGACGGAAGAGCTGTTCTCGAATCCGGTAGATTCCAGAACCGAGCAGTATATTACGGGCAGATTTGGCTGA
- the pstB gene encoding phosphate ABC transporter ATP-binding protein PstB, which translates to MGDLALSVKNLSVFYGEKEAVKSVSLDFEEKQVTALIGPSGCGKSTFLRSLNRMNDLIADARIQGEAWIGDRNILEPGVDVVLLRQQIGMVWQRPNPFHKSIYENIAFGPRYHGIKNKKKLDEIVEQSLRKAALWDETKDRLKQSALALSGGQQQRLCIARSIAVQPRIILMDEPASALDPVSTSKIEELISELKRDYCIVIVTHNMHQAARISDKTAFFYMGKLIEHDDTQKIFTEPKEKATDDYISGRFG; encoded by the coding sequence ATGGGGGATCTGGCATTATCGGTTAAAAACTTAAGTGTATTTTATGGCGAAAAAGAAGCCGTTAAATCGGTTTCGCTTGATTTTGAAGAAAAACAGGTAACAGCGCTTATCGGCCCGTCCGGCTGCGGCAAATCAACGTTTCTGCGCAGCCTGAACCGGATGAACGATCTCATTGCCGACGCCCGGATTCAAGGGGAAGCTTGGATCGGGGACCGCAATATACTGGAGCCGGGAGTAGACGTTGTGCTGCTCCGCCAGCAAATCGGAATGGTATGGCAAAGGCCTAACCCGTTCCACAAATCGATCTATGAAAATATCGCGTTTGGACCGCGTTATCATGGCATAAAAAATAAAAAGAAGCTGGACGAAATTGTGGAGCAAAGCCTGCGTAAAGCAGCGTTGTGGGACGAAACGAAAGACCGGCTGAAGCAGTCCGCGCTGGCGCTTTCCGGCGGTCAGCAGCAGCGGCTTTGCATCGCGCGTTCGATTGCCGTTCAGCCCCGCATCATTTTGATGGACGAACCGGCTTCGGCGCTTGATCCGGTATCCACATCCAAAATTGAGGAACTGATTTCGGAGCTGAAGCGTGATTACTGCATCGTCATCGTGACGCATAACATGCATCAGGCAGCGCGTATTTCGGATAAAACAGCCTTTTTCTATATGGGCAAGCTGATTGAGCATGACGATACGCAAAAAATATTTACCGAGCCGAAAGAAAAGGCGACCGATGATTACATTTCCGGCCGATTCGGCTAA